A genome region from Lytechinus pictus isolate F3 Inbred chromosome 14, Lp3.0, whole genome shotgun sequence includes the following:
- the LOC135156713 gene encoding uncharacterized protein LOC135156713 translates to MGMRKENVTEENGELYHDSWSSDVSNRYRYLSVIWASIPPSGKGLAMPLAPMNDDELNDVSNSELSTEYLQFTFAVALVMSLVTTLAIAVERFILFYLDPFGNRKIITPFRAILALLVTWACVGGLFYLLGNLFRKSVNAYLVGKVIFSSSIFIVVTVTVSLYKIIYKKVTSASKGLGSSDTFLQRRFKMHQKITVTFSLVVGTTGLCWFPLTVTEILKGLPGVNEKAWYFTLDRFFFGILCINQVLNPIIVWSRLTEFRNTLKLCRRDGTGTTNLAAVSANVPVNNMSSDNPNFI, encoded by the exons ATGGGTAtgaggaaagaaaatgtgacaGAGGAGAATGGGGAACTCTACCATGACTCATGGTCGTCGGACGTCAGTAATCGCTACCGATATTTGTCGGTAATCTGGGCCTCCATACCCCCTTCTGGAAAAGGCCTAGCGATGCCCCTGGCTCCAATGAACGATGATGAATTGAATGACGTGTCCAATAGC GAGCTTTCAACGGAATACCTGCAATTTACATTCGCAGTGGCCTTGGTGATGTCACTTGTCACTACTCTTGCCATCGCCGTAGAAAGATTCATCCTCTTTTATCTTGATCCTTTTGGAAATCGCAAAATCATCACCCCATTTCGAGCGATCCTAGCATTACTGGTGACCTGGGCCTGTGTAGGCGGATTGTTTTACTTACTAGGTAACCTCTTTAGAAAAAGTGTGAATGCCTATTTGGTGGGCAAGGTGATTTTCTCATCTTCAATTTTTATTGTCGTCACTGTTACTGTATCTCTATATAAGATCATCTATAAGAAAGTAACTTCTGCGTCTAAAGGCCTGGGATCATCGGACACCTTCCTCCAGCGGAGGTTCAAGATGCACCAGAAGATCACTGTGACATTCAGCCTTGTCGTCGGAACGACTGGGTTGTGTTGGTTCCCGCTAACAGTGACGGAGATCTTAAAGGGGCTACCGGGAGTCAATGAAAAAGCCTGGTACTTCACCCTCGACCGGTTCTTCTTCGGTATTCTATGCATAAACCAAGTCTTGAATCCGATCATCGTGTGGTCCAGATTGACGGAGTTTAGGAATACGCTCAAGCTCTGCAGGCGAGATGGAACGGGCACAACCAACCTTGCAGCCGTATCAGCCAACGTGCCAGTTAACAACATGTCTTCTGACAATCCCAATTTCATATAA